The proteins below are encoded in one region of Pseudomonas entomophila L48:
- the purD gene encoding phosphoribosylamine--glycine ligase, whose product MKVLIIGSGGREHALAWKVAQDPRVEKVFVAPGNAGTAIEAKCENVAIDVTALEQLADFAEKNVDLTIVGPEAPLVLGVVDLFRSRGLDCFGPTKGAAQLEGSKAFTKDFLARHKIPTADYQNFTEIEPALAYLREKGAPIVIKADGLAAGKGVIVAMTLQEAEDAVRDMLAGNAFGEAGSRVVIEEFLDGEEASFIVMVDGHNVLPMATSQDHKRVGDKDTGPNTGGMGAYSPAPVVTADVHQRVMDQVIWPTVRGMAEEGNVYTGFLYAGLMIDKAGNPKVIEFNCRFGDPETQPVMLRLESSLVLLVEAAFAKALDKVEAQWDPRPSLGVVLAAGGYPGDYNKGDVISGLDAAAKLEGKVFHAGTALKDGQVATAGGRVLCATAMGDTVEAAQQQAYRLAKEVTWNGSFHRTDIGYRAIARERGEHQQ is encoded by the coding sequence ATGAAAGTTTTGATCATCGGCAGCGGCGGCCGCGAGCACGCCCTGGCCTGGAAAGTCGCCCAGGACCCCCGCGTCGAGAAAGTCTTCGTCGCCCCGGGCAACGCTGGCACCGCCATTGAAGCCAAGTGCGAGAACGTCGCCATCGACGTTACCGCCCTGGAACAACTGGCCGATTTCGCCGAGAAGAACGTCGACCTGACCATCGTCGGCCCGGAAGCACCGCTGGTGCTCGGCGTGGTCGACCTGTTCCGCAGCCGTGGCCTGGACTGCTTCGGCCCGACCAAGGGCGCGGCCCAGCTGGAAGGTTCAAAAGCCTTCACCAAGGACTTCCTGGCTCGCCACAAGATCCCCACCGCCGACTACCAGAACTTCACCGAGATCGAGCCGGCCCTGGCCTACCTGCGTGAAAAAGGCGCCCCCATCGTGATCAAGGCCGACGGCCTGGCCGCGGGCAAGGGCGTGATCGTCGCCATGACCCTGCAGGAAGCCGAAGACGCCGTGCGCGACATGCTCGCCGGCAACGCCTTCGGTGAGGCCGGTTCGCGCGTGGTCATCGAGGAATTCCTCGACGGCGAGGAAGCCAGCTTCATCGTCATGGTCGACGGCCACAACGTACTGCCCATGGCCACCAGCCAGGACCACAAGCGCGTCGGCGACAAGGACACCGGCCCGAACACCGGCGGCATGGGCGCCTACTCGCCCGCACCGGTAGTCACCGCAGACGTGCACCAGCGTGTGATGGACCAGGTGATCTGGCCGACCGTGCGCGGCATGGCCGAGGAAGGCAACGTCTATACCGGCTTCCTCTACGCAGGCCTGATGATCGACAAGGCGGGCAATCCCAAGGTCATCGAGTTCAACTGCCGCTTCGGCGACCCCGAGACGCAACCGGTCATGCTGCGCCTGGAGTCGAGCCTGGTGCTGCTGGTGGAAGCCGCATTCGCCAAGGCCCTGGACAAGGTCGAAGCCCAGTGGGATCCGCGCCCGAGCCTGGGCGTGGTGCTGGCCGCCGGTGGCTACCCGGGTGACTACAATAAAGGCGACGTGATCAGTGGTCTGGACGCTGCCGCCAAGCTAGAAGGCAAGGTGTTCCACGCCGGTACCGCACTGAAGGACGGCCAGGTAGCCACCGCAGGTGGTCGTGTGCTCTGCGCCACTGCCATGGGTGACACCGTCGAGGCCGCCCAGCAGCAGGCCTACCGCCTGGCCAAGGAAGTGACCTGGAACGGCAGCTTCCACCGTACCGACATCGGCTACCGGGCCATCGCCCGCGAGCGCGGTGAACACCAGCAGTAA